A region from the Syntrophorhabdaceae bacterium genome encodes:
- a CDS encoding ATPase, T2SS/T4P/T4SS family: protein MTRRLKKDSPEARLAHFLLDQRLITEELLEKALDIQTTDGGHLGEVLVRKGLISEDDLAFGVSQLFNMPLLSSKTGAIRPHEHQNLEKLVSKHFALRNMIIPLSRDRNMLTCVMFDPLDFMLIDELRKITGLEVSPVVATKSDIVKAIEEFYGGLELVKRENAKPHAVNRIDFKDTGDEESLSIDNIIARAKAAPVVKLVDLMIWQAINKRASDIHIEPFEDRFSLRYRVDGKLYEIPPPPNHLLLPIVSRIKILSRLDIAERRLPQDGGFVVKLEDRNIDIRVSVIPTLYGEKVVMRILDRSGVIMDLPEMGFEAEDLETLRQAIGCPYGLVFLTGPTGSGKSTTLYAILQEIKSSEKNIITVEDPVEYRLDGVNQVQVKPEIGLTFASALRSFLRQDPDIMFVGEVRDLETAEICVRSALTGHLVLSTLHTNDAPSAVTRLVDIGVEPYLLAPTLLVVVGQRLVRRLCPECKEGYRPTLKELGNVRLKADTIYRPKGCPVCGHTGYKGRTLIAEVMPTSQELKEHMARGVAYHQLRDLARKLGMSTLYESGLKKVENGITSLEEVLSVTLGI, encoded by the coding sequence ATGACCAGGAGATTGAAGAAGGATTCGCCTGAAGCCCGACTCGCCCATTTCCTGCTCGACCAGCGTCTTATAACCGAGGAACTGCTCGAAAAAGCCCTCGACATCCAGACGACCGATGGAGGTCATCTGGGCGAGGTGCTCGTAAGGAAAGGTCTCATCAGTGAGGATGACCTTGCCTTCGGCGTATCTCAACTGTTTAATATGCCCCTTCTTTCCTCTAAAACAGGGGCCATCAGACCTCACGAACACCAGAATCTGGAAAAACTCGTATCAAAGCATTTTGCCCTTCGCAACATGATCATTCCTCTTTCCCGGGACCGGAACATGCTCACGTGTGTCATGTTTGATCCGCTGGACTTTATGCTGATCGATGAGTTGCGGAAGATTACGGGGTTGGAGGTGAGCCCCGTTGTAGCCACGAAATCGGATATTGTCAAAGCCATCGAAGAGTTTTACGGCGGTCTGGAGTTGGTAAAGAGAGAGAACGCCAAGCCGCACGCCGTAAACAGGATCGACTTCAAGGACACGGGAGATGAAGAATCGTTAAGCATCGACAATATCATAGCCCGCGCAAAAGCCGCACCCGTGGTCAAGCTTGTGGACCTCATGATCTGGCAGGCGATCAACAAAAGGGCCTCGGACATACATATCGAGCCCTTCGAAGACCGGTTTTCTCTGAGGTACCGCGTGGACGGCAAACTCTATGAAATACCGCCTCCGCCCAATCATTTACTCTTGCCTATTGTTTCCCGCATCAAGATCCTCTCCCGGCTCGATATCGCGGAACGGCGTTTGCCACAGGACGGCGGCTTCGTGGTGAAACTCGAGGACAGGAACATAGACATACGCGTATCCGTCATCCCCACGCTCTACGGCGAAAAGGTGGTTATGAGGATCCTCGACAGGAGCGGCGTAATCATGGATTTGCCTGAGATGGGCTTTGAGGCAGAAGATCTCGAGACATTAAGACAGGCAATAGGTTGTCCATACGGCCTGGTTTTCCTGACCGGCCCTACAGGAAGCGGCAAATCGACGACCTTATACGCGATCCTCCAGGAAATCAAGTCCTCCGAAAAGAACATCATCACCGTTGAAGACCCGGTGGAATACAGACTTGACGGGGTGAATCAGGTACAGGTAAAGCCTGAGATCGGCCTCACCTTCGCGAGTGCATTGAGAAGTTTTCTCCGTCAGGACCCCGACATCATGTTCGTGGGTGAGGTGAGAGACCTGGAGACCGCCGAGATCTGCGTGCGCTCAGCATTGACGGGACACCTTGTCTTAAGCACCCTGCATACCAACGATGCCCCTTCAGCAGTGACACGGCTCGTCGATATCGGCGTGGAACCCTATCTTCTCGCCCCTACCCTCCTCGTTGTGGTGGGACAGAGGCTCGTAAGACGGCTATGCCCGGAATGTAAAGAGGGCTATAGGCCCACCCTTAAGGAACTCGGTAATGTGAGACTCAAGGCCGACACCATCTACCGGCCCAAAGGCTGTCCCGTCTGCGGCCATACAGGCTACAAAGGAAGGACGCTCATCGCCGAGGTCATGCCCAC
- a CDS encoding carcinine hydrolase/isopenicillin-N N-acyltransferase family protein yields the protein MRLIQGLLMFCELAVCVCFPFSASRACTIFAATGDMVKNRGSIIAKNRDNLSYLYTALKFVRPENGLAFVGIFDVRADGYVTAGINEKGLTIVNASAVTVPIKKRHVATEDLTERLLTSFDSVRAVLFQRDLFQKSHPALYIMGDATQIASVEVAPQGKVAFVVRENRGRLALTNHYTHRELRDANERLSKGSVLRLRRVNYLMKSHGAPFTIDDFIAFSNDTNAGRQGALWREAHGYETTRTLAGWVVYVPTEGFPELYVKLVNSGESSSLKRMTLDGSFWEEGKAGDFSTSSY from the coding sequence ATGAGATTGATTCAGGGGCTCCTCATGTTTTGCGAGCTCGCCGTCTGTGTTTGTTTCCCTTTCTCTGCCTCAAGGGCGTGCACGATCTTTGCGGCAACCGGGGACATGGTCAAGAACAGGGGGAGCATTATTGCAAAGAACAGGGATAACCTCTCGTATCTATATACCGCATTGAAATTTGTCAGGCCCGAAAACGGGCTTGCCTTTGTGGGCATTTTCGATGTGCGCGCGGACGGGTACGTGACGGCCGGGATAAACGAAAAGGGTCTCACGATCGTCAACGCCTCGGCAGTGACCGTCCCAATAAAGAAGCGGCACGTGGCCACAGAGGATTTAACGGAGAGACTGCTCACATCCTTCGATTCGGTCCGGGCGGTCCTTTTCCAGAGGGACCTTTTTCAGAAGAGTCACCCTGCCCTTTATATTATGGGTGACGCCACACAGATAGCCTCGGTTGAGGTGGCTCCCCAAGGCAAGGTGGCTTTCGTCGTGAGGGAGAATAGGGGAAGGCTTGCCCTCACTAACCATTATACGCATCGGGAGCTTCGAGACGCCAACGAGCGGTTAAGCAAGGGGAGCGTTCTCAGATTGAGACGTGTGAACTACCTTATGAAGAGCCACGGGGCACCTTTCACGATCGATGATTTCATCGCTTTCAGTAACGATACAAATGCCGGGCGACAAGGAGCCCTCTGGAGGGAGGCGCACGGGTATGAAACAACACGGACACTCGCGGGCTGGGTTGTCTACGTGCCGACGGAAGGTTTTCCTGAATTGTACGTCAAGCTGGTAAATTCCGGGGAGTCATCAAGTTTGAAAAGGATGACCCTTGATGGGTCTTTTTGGGAGGAAGGCAAAGCCGGTGACTTTTCGACCTCGTCATATTGA
- a CDS encoding L,D-transpeptidase family protein, protein MKALVKPLVVFSLCAWVASAYAADMIVGGDATYVVEKNDNLYLIGAKEGVYWKTIARDNGLDMRQAPAQGAVLRVNTRRIVPKIVDDGIIINIPDRTLYFFRNGKVSFYPVGLGLITKTKTADWRTPTGKFSVVGKRKDPTWYVPESIQMENAMKGKDIEETVPPGPDNPLGKYAIETSIPATLIHATIWPGTVYRYMSHGCIRMLPEHMEELYPLVNTKTKGEIIYDPVKLAIANDGKVYLEVRTDVYKKCTSLKEQVSKVIRDRGVSDRVDWLKINKLIRDESGVAEDVTLTETAQIKKPVSRERVGFAQRIVQFFKSHFRRSI, encoded by the coding sequence ATGAAAGCGCTTGTCAAACCCCTGGTGGTTTTCTCTTTATGCGCATGGGTGGCGTCGGCATATGCCGCCGATATGATCGTGGGCGGGGACGCGACCTATGTGGTAGAGAAGAACGACAATCTCTACCTCATTGGGGCGAAGGAAGGAGTATACTGGAAAACTATAGCGCGAGACAACGGCCTCGATATGCGACAGGCGCCCGCGCAGGGGGCTGTCCTTAGGGTCAACACACGCAGGATAGTGCCGAAAATCGTAGATGATGGTATCATCATCAACATACCGGACAGGACACTCTATTTCTTCAGAAACGGCAAAGTCTCCTTCTATCCCGTGGGCCTTGGGCTTATCACCAAGACCAAGACGGCCGACTGGAGGACGCCGACCGGCAAGTTTTCTGTGGTGGGCAAACGGAAAGACCCCACATGGTATGTGCCCGAATCCATCCAGATGGAAAATGCGATGAAGGGAAAAGACATTGAGGAAACGGTACCTCCGGGACCGGATAATCCTCTTGGTAAATACGCAATTGAAACGTCCATCCCTGCCACGCTCATTCACGCGACCATATGGCCGGGAACCGTCTATCGTTACATGAGCCATGGGTGCATCAGAATGCTGCCGGAACATATGGAAGAACTCTATCCCCTAGTCAATACAAAGACCAAAGGCGAGATCATCTACGATCCCGTCAAACTGGCGATCGCGAACGACGGAAAGGTCTATCTTGAAGTGAGAACCGATGTATACAAGAAGTGCACCTCGCTCAAAGAACAGGTGTCAAAGGTCATCAGGGATAGGGGCGTGTCGGACAGGGTGGACTGGTTAAAGATCAATAAACTGATTCGTGACGAATCAGGTGTTGCTGAAGATGTCACGCTCACCGAGACAGCTCAAATCAAGAAACCGGTGAGCCGGGAACGGGTTGGGTTCGCTCAAAGGATCGTGCAATTTTTCAAATCACATTTCAGAAGATCAATATGA
- a CDS encoding HAD family phosphatase: MIKLFVFDLGNVILPFEHRQIATKLHEASRIQDRFTPQEIFKFIFERERGLVNPYEEGRITSLEFFGRLRERYKLDLEIEEFKDIWNTIFWENSEVNEAILYLKNKGYPMFLLSDTNEFHFSYITERYPIVHSFDEWILSYEVGAKKPKQKIYDTIFEKTDAKPEEVFYIDDIPRYVAAAQSFGLKGMVFRSPKDLWEFIKENSI; the protein is encoded by the coding sequence ATGATTAAGCTCTTCGTTTTCGATCTCGGCAATGTGATCTTGCCTTTCGAGCACAGGCAGATTGCCACCAAGCTCCACGAAGCTTCGAGGATACAGGACCGGTTCACCCCTCAAGAGATATTCAAATTTATCTTTGAGAGAGAGCGCGGCCTGGTAAACCCTTACGAGGAGGGCCGTATCACTTCCCTCGAATTCTTTGGCAGGCTCAGGGAACGTTACAAACTCGACCTCGAAATTGAGGAGTTCAAAGACATCTGGAATACGATCTTCTGGGAAAACTCGGAAGTCAATGAGGCGATCCTCTATTTGAAAAACAAAGGCTATCCTATGTTTCTGTTAAGCGATACGAACGAGTTCCATTTTTCTTACATCACGGAGCGGTATCCCATCGTCCACTCCTTTGATGAATGGATCCTCTCCTATGAAGTTGGAGCCAAAAAGCCCAAACAAAAAATATACGATACGATTTTCGAGAAGACCGATGCAAAGCCGGAAGAGGTATTCTATATCGACGATATCCCCCGGTACGTGGCGGCCGCTCAAAGCTTCGGTCTGAAGGGCATGGTCTTTAGATCCCCCAAAGATCTGTGGGAATTTATCAAAGAAAATAGTATATAA
- the lgt gene encoding prolipoprotein diacylglyceryl transferase, with protein sequence MLEFPHIDPVILRIGPLSLRWYGLMYIFGFVSSYLLVLYQVKKKSLTYNRDSIDDLFFYLILGLIIGARLGYVLFYNLSSYLASPLEIFAVWNGGMSFHGGLLGAFIAGYIVIRRKRLGFFSTADLIIPTCPIGIGLGRIGNFINGELFGKPSSVPWAMVFPEGGPMPRHPSQLYEMFLEGVVLFTILWIYKDHKKREGDLFALFLILYGLFRIFCEFFRQPDAQIGYIFAVLSMGQILSICMIVAGILVACSVRRCAR encoded by the coding sequence ATGCTTGAGTTTCCCCATATCGATCCGGTTATTTTGAGGATAGGCCCGTTGTCTTTGCGATGGTACGGCCTTATGTATATCTTTGGCTTTGTCTCTTCATATCTGCTTGTGCTCTATCAGGTGAAGAAGAAATCACTGACATACAACAGGGACAGCATCGATGACCTCTTCTTTTATCTTATCCTTGGACTCATCATAGGGGCGCGGCTCGGTTATGTGCTGTTCTATAATCTCAGTTCTTATCTCGCAAGCCCGCTTGAAATATTTGCCGTGTGGAACGGCGGTATGTCGTTTCACGGCGGACTCCTGGGCGCCTTCATTGCGGGATATATCGTGATCAGGAGAAAAAGACTCGGGTTTTTTTCTACAGCCGATCTCATTATTCCCACATGTCCTATTGGCATAGGCTTGGGTAGGATAGGCAATTTCATCAACGGCGAGCTCTTCGGCAAGCCTTCGAGTGTGCCCTGGGCCATGGTCTTTCCGGAGGGAGGTCCTATGCCCCGACATCCCTCTCAACTCTATGAGATGTTCCTGGAGGGTGTGGTCCTTTTTACGATCCTCTGGATATACAAGGATCACAAGAAGCGTGAAGGCGATCTCTTTGCGCTCTTCCTTATCCTCTATGGCCTTTTCAGGATATTCTGCGAGTTCTTCCGGCAGCCCGACGCGCAAATTGGATACATTTTTGCGGTATTGAGCATGGGGCAGATCTTGAGCATCTGTATGATCGTGGCGGGAATTCTCGTAGCCTGCTCAGTAAGAAGGTGCGCCCGATAG
- a CDS encoding sodium:solute symporter family protein, with protein MNPQYLDIPKPTPEMVIWSIIGVAVLLAVAVFLGSMAKRKWASFEEYLVGKRDIGPWVTGLALTGSYISGWAFCGSTAIVYSVGFSGMWFAGIWTLVGIIPCVWLAATKTREFSSKLGAATIPQTIGKRFESKGLQLIVAASMLLFLFIYSVGQLKAAGTVWYAVTGLPPVWCLLISIVIAWIFLVLGGYMGTQWFIAVKGAFLGFVGALLGVWALIYAGGFGSISNTLMGQDPSLMKLINPALPKIGMTQLFSSYVGIMATPVIFFTMAVGFPHNISRFLGMKKMSRKEFVLLCFVVWLTAGIPVMLDCSSNGLVARIIFGKNLLANKQWGADLAAPVLAWAMGGSKLLAAYLTGLVGAALGTLSAMVFIMSANVTNDIIKLLKPKVSDKSMLYLGYLLIAIFLFLPFFWTLNRPPQLLAVFMGLAAMGLGAIFFFVTVISYYWKGATKWGAICTVIYGTIGTLWGGWAVLGRKPPLLGMGTMEWILVAGCLILYFGVSFLTKRPSQELIDKLFVKK; from the coding sequence ATGAACCCACAATACCTTGACATTCCAAAACCAACTCCTGAAATGGTCATCTGGTCGATAATTGGAGTTGCCGTTCTCTTGGCGGTAGCCGTCTTCCTGGGCTCCATGGCAAAACGGAAGTGGGCTTCTTTTGAGGAATATCTCGTGGGAAAAAGAGATATCGGTCCCTGGGTAACCGGCCTTGCCCTCACAGGTTCCTACATCTCTGGGTGGGCTTTCTGTGGAAGCACGGCCATTGTATATAGCGTCGGGTTTTCGGGCATGTGGTTTGCCGGCATCTGGACCCTTGTGGGCATCATTCCCTGCGTCTGGCTGGCCGCTACGAAAACCAGGGAATTTTCCTCAAAGCTCGGTGCCGCCACAATACCGCAGACCATTGGTAAGCGTTTCGAATCTAAAGGACTGCAGTTGATTGTGGCTGCAAGCATGCTCCTCTTTCTTTTTATCTACTCTGTTGGCCAGCTTAAGGCGGCAGGTACCGTCTGGTATGCCGTTACCGGCCTGCCCCCTGTATGGTGTCTCTTGATTTCCATCGTCATCGCCTGGATATTTCTTGTTCTTGGCGGCTATATGGGGACGCAGTGGTTTATAGCCGTGAAAGGGGCGTTTCTGGGATTTGTCGGCGCCCTGCTCGGTGTGTGGGCGCTCATCTACGCGGGTGGCTTCGGCTCAATCTCCAACACACTCATGGGCCAGGACCCATCCCTCATGAAACTCATCAATCCAGCCCTGCCTAAAATCGGCATGACGCAGCTCTTTTCAAGTTATGTGGGAATAATGGCAACACCGGTAATCTTCTTTACCATGGCGGTCGGCTTTCCTCATAACATCAGCAGATTCCTGGGTATGAAGAAGATGTCCAGAAAAGAGTTCGTCCTTCTGTGTTTTGTCGTTTGGCTGACGGCAGGCATACCGGTAATGCTGGACTGCTCAAGCAACGGGCTTGTCGCCCGGATAATTTTTGGTAAGAACCTTCTCGCCAACAAACAGTGGGGCGCGGACCTTGCAGCACCAGTCCTCGCCTGGGCCATGGGAGGCTCTAAGCTCCTGGCTGCGTATCTTACCGGACTCGTGGGCGCGGCCCTCGGGACGCTCTCAGCCATGGTCTTCATTATGAGTGCCAACGTGACGAATGACATCATCAAGCTACTCAAACCCAAGGTCTCAGATAAGTCCATGCTGTATCTCGGATATCTCCTTATCGCCATCTTTCTCTTCCTCCCCTTCTTCTGGACGCTCAATCGACCCCCTCAGCTATTAGCTGTGTTCATGGGCCTGGCGGCCATGGGGCTCGGGGCAATCTTCTTCTTCGTCACGGTTATCTCTTATTACTGGAAGGGTGCCACAAAGTGGGGCGCCATTTGTACGGTCATCTACGGAACCATCGGCACCCTCTGGGGAGGGTGGGCCGTACTCGGACGGAAGCCGCCCCTTCTTGGCATGGGCACCATGGAGTGGATACTCGTGGCCGGCTGCCTTATCCTGTATTTCGGTGTCAGTTTCCTGACCAAGCGGCCGTCGCAAGAGCTTATTGATAAACTGTTTGTTAAGAAATGA
- a CDS encoding class I adenylate-forming enzyme family protein, with protein sequence MNFAMFSSLNASKFPEREFIIESYPSKKVRRSLTWEEFDGQANKLANYLVKECGIKKGDIVVHLMMNCMEWYASYIAVLKTGATVTPLNFRFAGADIKYAADVTKCKAFIFGDQFNSRVEPIMGQMDYCKHFICLGETVPSGATSYKKILEQGDANHVLAETGDDDMAELMFTSGTTGAPKPVSHTHKTLFYIGIGNALTYNEGYNSVYLSPHPFYHSGTLFLSFPSYIAAGKVLMPMEIQPEFYLRTIADEKCTGGWNTVPTWSDVINAIKSGQVNVKDYDLSALKHIEIGAQPVPYVLLEDSKRIFPNLPIANIYGITEGGGGGLTNCYDEDIMRKPGSIGKATVFMEAKVVDADGKELPRGKVGELLLKGPRLMKEYAFNQEMTARTVKDGWLYTGDLAYLDEEGFIFFADRAKDLIIRGGENIFPAEIEDVLRKHPKIQDVAVLGYPHPRLVEIVMAIIQTKEGQTLTDEEVINFCKDRGMAKYKWPEKMVYAPILRNPAGKIEKPKLREVYVKPAKDAMEQEFKKRA encoded by the coding sequence ATGAATTTCGCCATGTTTTCGAGCCTCAATGCAAGCAAGTTTCCAGAACGCGAATTTATAATTGAAAGCTATCCGTCTAAGAAGGTACGTAGAAGCCTCACATGGGAAGAATTCGACGGTCAGGCAAACAAACTCGCCAACTACCTGGTCAAAGAGTGCGGCATCAAAAAGGGTGACATCGTCGTCCACCTCATGATGAACTGCATGGAGTGGTACGCGAGCTATATTGCCGTTTTGAAGACGGGGGCCACGGTGACCCCGCTCAATTTCCGGTTCGCAGGCGCCGACATCAAGTATGCCGCCGACGTTACAAAATGCAAGGCCTTTATATTCGGCGATCAATTTAATAGCCGCGTTGAGCCGATCATGGGACAGATGGATTATTGTAAGCACTTCATCTGCCTCGGCGAAACGGTCCCCAGTGGCGCAACGTCCTATAAGAAGATCCTCGAACAAGGCGACGCAAACCATGTGCTGGCGGAAACGGGCGATGATGATATGGCTGAGCTCATGTTTACCTCAGGCACTACCGGCGCGCCCAAACCTGTGTCACATACGCATAAAACGCTTTTTTATATCGGCATCGGTAATGCCCTCACGTACAACGAAGGTTACAACAGTGTTTATCTTTCGCCCCATCCATTCTACCACAGCGGCACCTTGTTTCTGTCATTCCCCAGCTACATCGCCGCCGGCAAAGTGCTCATGCCCATGGAAATACAGCCCGAATTCTACCTGAGGACCATTGCAGACGAGAAGTGCACCGGGGGATGGAACACAGTGCCCACCTGGTCTGATGTGATCAACGCCATCAAATCGGGGCAGGTAAACGTCAAGGACTACGATCTCTCAGCGCTGAAACACATCGAGATCGGGGCTCAGCCTGTGCCCTACGTGCTCCTTGAAGATTCCAAAAGAATATTTCCGAACCTTCCTATTGCCAATATTTACGGAATCACCGAGGGGGGAGGCGGGGGACTTACGAACTGCTACGACGAAGACATTATGAGAAAACCGGGCTCGATCGGCAAGGCCACTGTCTTTATGGAGGCGAAGGTTGTGGACGCCGACGGAAAGGAACTGCCTCGCGGAAAGGTGGGCGAACTTCTGCTCAAGGGGCCCCGTCTCATGAAGGAATACGCCTTCAACCAGGAAATGACGGCCAGAACCGTGAAGGACGGATGGCTCTACACGGGTGATCTCGCCTATCTGGACGAAGAAGGTTTTATCTTTTTTGCAGACAGGGCGAAGGATTTGATCATAAGGGGCGGCGAGAACATATTCCCCGCTGAGATCGAGGATGTCCTGAGAAAACACCCGAAAATACAAGATGTCGCGGTGCTCGGCTATCCACACCCGCGGCTTGTGGAAATTGTTATGGCCATTATTCAGACAAAAGAGGGCCAGACCTTAACCGATGAAGAAGTGATAAACTTCTGCAAGGACAGGGGAATGGCAAAGTACAAATGGCCGGAAAAGATGGTCTATGCGCCCATCCTTCGCAACCCTGCGGGCAAAATCGAAAAGCCGAAATTGAGGGAAGTCTACGTGAAGCCCGCAAAAGATGCCATGGAGCAGGAGTTCAAGAAGCGAGCTTAA
- the rnc gene encoding ribonuclease III, producing MHQTALEKTIQYTFKDRGLYEQAVTHSSCFNEKKEARPSDNEKLEYLGDAILNTVISVLLYKKYKDRNEGFLSNARSSLVKRETLTEIAKKINLGKHMSYGNADGAVPEESKVLSNMFEALVGAMYLDGGMRKATSVIKTLFIPYFNEKKLTEKNPKNTLQEYSQKKWGLLPKYKFSRKTKAGFTVFAYAGDRFRARGVGKSKKEAEQQAARLLLDILRESEKE from the coding sequence ATGCACCAGACGGCGCTCGAAAAGACGATACAGTATACGTTCAAGGACCGGGGCCTCTACGAACAGGCCGTGACCCACAGCTCTTGTTTTAACGAGAAAAAAGAGGCCAGGCCTTCGGATAATGAGAAGCTCGAATATCTGGGAGACGCCATTCTCAATACGGTCATCAGCGTACTTCTGTACAAGAAATATAAAGACAGGAATGAAGGATTTCTGAGTAATGCCCGCTCAAGCCTTGTGAAACGGGAAACGCTCACCGAGATCGCAAAGAAAATCAACCTTGGGAAGCATATGAGCTACGGAAATGCGGACGGCGCTGTGCCGGAGGAATCGAAGGTCCTGTCCAATATGTTCGAAGCCCTGGTCGGCGCCATGTATCTGGATGGCGGAATGAGAAAGGCAACGAGCGTCATCAAGACCCTTTTTATCCCCTATTTCAATGAGAAGAAACTGACCGAAAAGAACCCCAAAAATACGCTCCAGGAATATTCTCAGAAGAAGTGGGGACTCCTTCCGAAATACAAATTTTCCCGAAAAACAAAGGCCGGTTTTACCGTCTTTGCATACGCGGGGGATCGATTCAGGGCGCGAGGGGTCGGCAAGAGTAAAAAAGAGGCCGAGCAGCAGGCGGCGAGACTGCTTCTCGATATCTTAAGAGAGAGCGAAAAAGAATAG
- the lnt gene encoding apolipoprotein N-acyltransferase has protein sequence MKAIHSKGFLHGLNKYSLSFLSGILLVVIQPPISLFPLAFIALMPLFGSIKKDDLRFSFVSGYLTGLVSYLGLIYWVVIAMNRYGGIDIVSSFLILLLFVFYLSLYTGVFALSCAWFEKRFSVPLYLSAPLTWVALEYARGVLLSGFPWSFLAHSQYTFLPFIQVASITGAYFISFLIVAVNTIFFVLWKRGRMSPIYVVVIAALVALTLVYGFAKLSEKTERPHFKTAIVQGNVKQDVKWDEAFKVMTIKKYLQMTLSSVKDVDLVIWPETAMPFLFDREIYANKYIKALPGAVGSNLLFGTMSEDSSRRLRNSAYVIGKDGETEGVYNKVHLVPFGEYTPLISYFPFLAKLTAAGGDFSPGQSHEPIKTDIGSIGVLICYEGVFPSITNETVRRGAQVLVNLTNDAWYDRTSAPYEHFAFYVFRAIETDRYLLRAANTGISAVIDPNGRIEARTPIFTEDVLQGSFALRSTRTVYVRWGDYFMIIALLVLASAIGAGWRRRLRVEKKSLPQ, from the coding sequence TTGAAGGCAATCCATAGTAAAGGATTCTTGCACGGCCTCAATAAGTATAGCCTGTCTTTTCTTTCCGGCATCCTGCTTGTCGTCATTCAGCCGCCTATTTCTCTGTTTCCGCTCGCCTTTATCGCCCTCATGCCGCTTTTCGGTTCGATAAAGAAAGATGATCTTCGCTTCTCGTTCGTTTCCGGATACCTGACGGGCCTCGTCTCCTATCTTGGTCTCATATACTGGGTGGTCATCGCCATGAACCGTTATGGCGGGATCGACATTGTTTCGAGTTTTCTTATCCTCCTCCTGTTTGTGTTCTACCTTTCGCTCTACACCGGTGTTTTCGCACTATCCTGCGCCTGGTTTGAAAAACGGTTTTCAGTACCGCTCTATCTCTCGGCGCCTCTTACATGGGTCGCACTCGAATACGCGAGAGGTGTTCTGTTATCCGGCTTTCCCTGGTCCTTTCTTGCCCATTCCCAATACACCTTTCTCCCTTTCATTCAAGTGGCGTCGATTACGGGCGCTTATTTCATATCCTTCCTCATCGTTGCCGTAAACACGATTTTCTTTGTCCTCTGGAAAAGAGGAAGGATGTCTCCCATCTATGTCGTCGTCATAGCAGCCCTTGTCGCTCTTACCCTGGTATATGGATTCGCTAAGCTTTCCGAAAAGACCGAGAGACCCCATTTTAAGACGGCAATTGTACAGGGAAACGTGAAACAGGATGTGAAGTGGGACGAGGCTTTTAAGGTCATGACCATCAAAAAGTATTTACAGATGACCTTGTCGTCTGTCAAAGACGTGGATCTGGTCATCTGGCCGGAAACCGCCATGCCCTTCTTATTTGACCGGGAGATATATGCGAACAAATACATCAAAGCATTACCCGGCGCTGTGGGCAGCAACCTTCTGTTTGGCACCATGTCCGAAGACTCGTCAAGGAGGTTACGCAACTCCGCTTACGTCATCGGCAAAGACGGCGAAACAGAGGGAGTCTACAATAAAGTACACCTCGTGCCCTTCGGCGAGTATACGCCGCTCATCTCTTATTTCCCCTTTCTCGCAAAACTGACTGCTGCGGGGGGTGATTTTTCGCCCGGCCAATCTCACGAACCGATCAAAACGGATATCGGCTCTATCGGCGTCCTCATCTGTTACGAGGGGGTATTCCCCTCCATAACCAACGAAACGGTTCGCAGAGGAGCCCAAGTGCTTGTTAATCTGACGAACGATGCCTGGTACGATAGGACATCGGCGCCCTATGAGCATTTTGCCTTCTATGTGTTCAGGGCCATTGAGACGGACCGATATCTACTCAGAGCCGCCAACACAGGGATAAGCGCCGTCATCGACCCGAATGGACGCATTGAGGCAAGAACGCCGATCTTCACCGAAGACGTGCTGCAAGGATCCTTTGCACTCCGGAGTACAAGAACCGTTTATGTGAGGTGGGGAGATTATTTCATGATCATAGCGCTTTTGGTGCTTGCTTCAGCCATAGGGGCGGGTTGGCGCAGACGGTTGCGGGTCGAGAAGAAATCTCTGCCACAATGA
- the ybeY gene encoding rRNA maturation RNase YbeY, whose amino-acid sequence MAVLIKNSQKLLRLNIKTIKKVTEDLLAFSGVQNKDLSLLFVDNKKIAELNKHLFGKNRPTNVISFSYLNGLPSEVLGDIIISIERAEEEAREAGLPLYDRIFALIVHGLAHVLGYDHEKGGQEARRMRYREKRCMDFVRAHNTYGEQSGVIKSGCAY is encoded by the coding sequence ATGGCGGTACTGATAAAAAACTCCCAAAAACTTCTGAGACTAAACATAAAGACCATCAAAAAGGTCACCGAAGATTTGCTCGCCTTTTCGGGGGTTCAAAATAAGGACTTGAGCCTCCTCTTCGTGGACAACAAAAAGATCGCGGAACTCAACAAACATCTCTTCGGAAAGAACCGACCGACCAATGTCATATCTTTTTCTTATCTTAACGGCCTGCCATCAGAGGTCCTCGGTGATATCATCATTTCGATTGAGCGGGCTGAAGAGGAGGCCCGCGAGGCGGGGCTGCCACTGTACGACCGAATTTTTGCGCTTATCGTCCACGGCCTGGCACACGTCCTGGGATATGACCATGAGAAGGGTGGACAAGAGGCCAGAAGAATGCGTTACAGGGAGAAAAGGTGCATGGATTTCGTGAGAGCCCATAATACGTACGGGGAACAGAGCGGCGTAATCAAATCGGGGTGCGCATATTGA